One window of Candidatus Microthrix subdominans genomic DNA carries:
- a CDS encoding DUF4436 family protein, producing MPKQSPGDDSTQPEHRASGLRRLRSDPGSRKDRRGGGSALSASRLKRQVEPIASLGIRRWPAQKTRPIRNILILVTLLGPVLGLGIAVITIPAGPTDEVLSAGDGGDEDARPGANEIGARVTLLNPDLSRGEVTARVVLEPGSDLIVGSDQTLTRTIRVLFNDIAGRTQTVFETGSTIDPISGTLQLSGSRLTRYPVDSYKAQLVLLVQKEVDPGEGQAIEGDREFEPVPIVATVRSSLSDLRVSSTSPGDGGGDVLAADFDLERPRTVVAFAIALMALAWLLALGCVALAWGVLVQAREIPFWCWGFYAGVLFALPQLRNGLPGSPPFGSLIDWSIYYWALGMVAVSLLALILAGNLALRAAVSDPQPDHPADAEGESGDDAPTR from the coding sequence GTGCCCAAGCAATCCCCCGGCGACGATTCCACCCAGCCTGAGCACCGTGCCTCGGGTCTGCGCCGCCTGCGCAGTGATCCGGGATCCCGCAAAGACCGCCGGGGCGGCGGTTCCGCACTGAGCGCCAGCCGTCTGAAACGCCAAGTCGAACCGATTGCCAGCCTGGGTATCCGTCGCTGGCCGGCACAGAAGACCCGACCGATCCGCAACATCCTGATCCTGGTCACCCTCCTGGGACCCGTGTTAGGACTGGGCATAGCAGTGATCACCATCCCGGCCGGTCCCACCGATGAGGTACTCAGCGCGGGCGACGGCGGGGACGAAGATGCTCGGCCTGGGGCCAACGAAATCGGGGCACGGGTCACGCTTTTAAACCCCGACCTCAGCCGCGGTGAGGTGACCGCTCGGGTGGTGCTCGAGCCCGGCTCAGACCTCATCGTCGGCAGCGACCAAACCCTCACGCGCACGATCCGAGTGTTGTTCAACGACATCGCCGGTAGGACCCAGACCGTCTTCGAGACAGGGTCGACGATCGATCCGATCAGCGGCACGCTCCAGCTCAGCGGCAGTCGACTGACCCGGTATCCTGTCGACAGTTACAAAGCGCAACTGGTGCTGCTGGTGCAAAAGGAGGTCGACCCCGGCGAGGGTCAGGCGATCGAGGGCGATCGGGAGTTCGAACCCGTCCCCATCGTGGCAACGGTACGGTCCAGCCTCAGCGATCTTCGGGTCTCCAGCACCAGCCCCGGCGACGGGGGTGGGGACGTGCTGGCCGCCGACTTCGACCTGGAGCGGCCCCGAACGGTTGTGGCCTTCGCCATCGCGCTGATGGCGTTGGCGTGGCTGTTGGCGCTGGGCTGCGTCGCCCTGGCCTGGGGAGTACTCGTGCAGGCACGCGAAATCCCCTTCTGGTGCTGGGGCTTCTATGCCGGGGTCCTTTTTGCGTTGCCGCAGTTGCGCAACGGGTTGCCCGGGTCGCCGCCGTTCGGCTCGCTCATCGACTGGTCGATCTACTACTGGGCACTGGGCATGGTTGCGGTCAGCCTGCTGGCGCTCATCCTCGCCGGCAACCTGGCGCTGCGTGCCGCTGTTTCGGACCCGCAACCGGACCACCCTGCGGACGCGGAAGGTGAGTCAGGCGACGACGCACCCACGCGCTGA
- a CDS encoding FAD-binding oxidoreductase has protein sequence MSPRSGGGFASALPGPEHRASPPGLPDFIAEVRDALDASGVLTDPVDREAYATPWRGTPGRTPVVVRPATTAAVAEVVRLASRHRVRLIPQGANSGLVEASVPDRYGHMVVLSFERLRSRLEVDVDDRTVIADAGVRLSTLNEALAPHGLSLPIDLGSDPSLGGMVSTNTGGARMIHHGDLRRHLLGLEVVLADPPGAVLDDLGALRKNNTSPKVSDWFIGAAGRFGIVTAVALEVAAIDRDRATAFLVPADDRAAVTITAALERALGHRLRAVEAMDAQALGLAAGEPGVHNPFGEDAPPPLTLLVEAAETDPAPDRSAEEALVRALAELPGSVLLDALVVPPGDAWGLRHRVSEALARSGTVMGFDLSVRRSRLPELRAALDNDVRPYLPDGASLVEFGHWGDGGLHANLVVPHAATGGRPPHPETIAGLRRRIWAVVAGLGGSWASEHGWGPTNDDALAAHGDPVRIDLLDRIEAMLDPQDILGRPRHP, from the coding sequence GTGAGCCCCCGCAGCGGTGGCGGCTTCGCCAGCGCGCTCCCCGGCCCCGAGCACCGGGCCAGCCCTCCCGGGCTCCCCGATTTCATCGCCGAGGTACGCGACGCGCTCGACGCCTCGGGGGTCCTCACCGATCCGGTCGACCGCGAGGCCTACGCCACACCGTGGCGGGGCACCCCCGGCCGCACCCCGGTGGTGGTCCGCCCTGCGACGACGGCGGCGGTGGCCGAGGTGGTCCGTTTGGCAAGCCGCCACCGGGTGCGGCTCATCCCCCAGGGGGCCAACTCTGGCCTGGTCGAGGCGTCGGTGCCCGACCGCTATGGGCACATGGTCGTGCTGTCGTTCGAACGCCTGCGCAGCCGGCTTGAGGTCGACGTCGATGACCGCACCGTGATCGCCGACGCCGGCGTGCGGCTGTCAACGTTGAACGAGGCGCTCGCACCACACGGGCTGTCTCTGCCGATCGACCTGGGCAGCGACCCGTCCCTCGGCGGCATGGTGTCGACCAACACCGGCGGGGCCCGGATGATTCACCACGGCGACCTGCGGCGTCACCTGCTGGGGCTCGAGGTCGTGTTGGCCGATCCCCCGGGGGCAGTGCTCGACGACCTCGGCGCCCTGCGCAAGAACAACACCAGCCCAAAGGTGAGCGACTGGTTCATAGGAGCGGCGGGTCGGTTTGGCATCGTCACCGCCGTCGCCCTCGAAGTCGCCGCCATCGACCGGGATCGGGCCACCGCGTTTCTGGTTCCGGCCGACGACCGGGCGGCCGTGACGATCACCGCCGCCCTGGAACGGGCGTTGGGCCACCGGCTGCGCGCCGTCGAGGCCATGGACGCCCAGGCGCTCGGTCTGGCCGCCGGAGAGCCCGGCGTGCACAACCCGTTCGGCGAGGACGCCCCGCCTCCGCTCACGCTTCTGGTCGAGGCTGCCGAGACCGACCCGGCACCCGATCGTTCCGCGGAGGAGGCGCTGGTGCGAGCGCTCGCCGAGCTGCCCGGCTCGGTATTGCTCGACGCGCTGGTCGTGCCGCCCGGCGACGCGTGGGGCCTCCGGCATCGGGTCAGCGAAGCGCTGGCGCGGTCCGGCACTGTGATGGGGTTCGACCTGTCGGTTCGCCGCAGCCGCCTCCCCGAGCTTCGGGCAGCGCTGGACAACGACGTCCGCCCGTACCTGCCCGACGGCGCCAGCCTGGTTGAGTTTGGGCACTGGGGCGACGGAGGCCTCCACGCCAACCTGGTCGTTCCTCACGCCGCTACCGGCGGACGACCGCCCCACCCCGAGACCATCGCCGGCCTGCGGCGACGCATCTGGGCGGTGGTCGCCGGCCTCGGTGGATCGTGGGCCTCCGAACACGGCTGGGGACCGACCAACGACGATGCGCTTGCCGCCCACGGCGACCCGGTGCGGATCGATCTGCTCGACCGCATCGAGGCGATGCTCGATCCGCAGGACATCCTCGGCCGCCCCCGCCACCCCTGA
- a CDS encoding NADPH:quinone oxidoreductase family protein, whose product MRAAVCSQLGPAQDLTVGEIPDPTPGPGQVRLEVRSAGVNYVDALFVEGRYQIKPPLPFVPGSEVAGVVVEVGPDTDGAPEPGTRVLASIGLGGFAEQVVAPIDAIVAIPDGLSDNQAATLVQSYATMRFAFTRRTTVRAGEWVAVLGASGGIGMAAIDVARDLGARVVAVASSEQRLDRAVAQGAEATINTATLGSADPSTPVDGVALKNALREAVDGGVDVAVDPVGGPATEAALRALNAFGRLVIIGFAAGDIPVIPANQVLLRNRTIVGVDWGAWAMANPAENLALVHDILSDAAAGRLHPQEPTEYRLDHVGAVLGDLLNRSLAGKAVLVP is encoded by the coding sequence ATGCGTGCAGCGGTGTGTTCCCAACTCGGCCCGGCCCAGGACCTGACCGTCGGCGAGATACCCGACCCGACGCCTGGTCCAGGCCAGGTGCGTCTCGAAGTCCGGTCGGCAGGGGTGAACTACGTGGACGCCTTGTTCGTCGAAGGTCGCTACCAGATCAAGCCTCCCCTCCCCTTCGTACCTGGCAGCGAGGTGGCCGGCGTGGTCGTCGAGGTGGGGCCCGACACCGACGGCGCCCCCGAACCGGGTACCCGGGTACTCGCCTCGATCGGGCTGGGGGGATTCGCCGAACAGGTGGTGGCTCCGATCGACGCCATCGTCGCCATCCCCGATGGTCTGAGCGACAACCAGGCAGCCACATTGGTGCAGAGCTACGCCACCATGCGCTTTGCCTTCACCCGGCGAACGACGGTGCGGGCGGGCGAATGGGTGGCGGTCCTCGGCGCCTCCGGCGGCATCGGCATGGCCGCCATCGACGTGGCCCGCGACCTTGGGGCCCGGGTGGTCGCCGTCGCGTCGAGCGAACAACGCCTCGATCGGGCGGTCGCCCAAGGTGCCGAAGCGACGATCAACACCGCGACGCTGGGTTCGGCCGACCCCTCGACGCCGGTGGACGGCGTGGCGTTGAAGAACGCCCTGCGAGAGGCGGTCGACGGCGGCGTCGACGTCGCCGTCGACCCGGTCGGCGGGCCGGCGACCGAAGCGGCGCTGCGGGCGCTCAACGCCTTCGGCCGGTTGGTGATCATCGGGTTTGCCGCCGGCGATATCCCCGTGATTCCCGCCAATCAGGTGCTGTTGCGCAACCGGACGATCGTCGGGGTGGATTGGGGGGCGTGGGCCATGGCCAACCCGGCGGAGAACCTGGCGTTGGTGCACGACATCCTGTCCGACGCGGCAGCCGGACGGCTCCACCCGCAGGAACCCACCGAGTACCGGCTGGACCACGTCGGCGCGGTGCTCGGTGACCTGCTAAACCGCTCGCTGGCGGGCAAGGCGGTACTGGTGCCGTGA
- a CDS encoding 50S ribosome-binding GTPase, whose protein sequence is MSAPDVPATPSRRSQRSTAKAADALAERLDVLGQVVALSDHRLDPAAADHARVALDAARGRLGHGTTHTVVALAGATGSGKSSMFNALVGEDLAEVGVRRPTTSSARAAVVGDGASGLLDWLGIDRRHAVGGPADELAGLVLIDLPDHDSTAAEHRAEVDRLVEVVDAFVWVVDPQKYADAALHEGYLRRFAGHAAVTLVVLNQIDLLAETDRAATQEHLGRMLAEDGLVGVRVLPTSTTTGAGVDALRRELAARVAERRALLARLDADLDWVATELAAAVGDTVPRPVDPASARALANSFAVAAEVEVVTDAVAASHRRRSAHVAGWPPTRWVGRLRPDPLRRLGLDKERLTTRRRHGGDHDDAAGPDRTVTVPRTSRPAPSAVAEAGMDEALRNLSDHVGNGLPHRWRNRLDDVARARRDELPDALDRSVGAVDLPTRRPGWWSVASTAQWLFTAAMVVGVVWLLAIGVVAALGLPELPTPSVGRIPWPTMLALGGAVCGILVALIVGWAAAVGARRRAALARRALVEATASVAEQLVIRPVDAEVAALAELTALTRRLDR, encoded by the coding sequence ATGAGTGCCCCCGACGTTCCGGCAACACCGTCCCGCCGGTCGCAGCGCTCGACCGCCAAAGCCGCCGATGCGCTGGCCGAACGCCTGGACGTCCTTGGCCAGGTGGTGGCGTTGTCGGATCATCGCCTCGATCCGGCCGCAGCGGATCACGCACGCGTCGCCCTCGACGCGGCCCGCGGTCGGCTTGGCCACGGCACCACCCACACGGTCGTGGCCCTCGCCGGCGCCACGGGCAGCGGCAAGTCGTCGATGTTCAACGCCCTGGTGGGCGAGGATCTGGCCGAGGTCGGCGTGCGGCGGCCCACCACCTCGTCGGCTCGGGCGGCGGTCGTCGGCGACGGGGCATCCGGTCTGCTCGACTGGCTGGGCATCGACCGCCGCCACGCTGTCGGCGGCCCCGCTGACGAGCTGGCCGGCCTGGTGCTGATCGATCTGCCGGACCACGATTCGACCGCCGCCGAACACCGGGCGGAGGTCGACCGACTCGTCGAAGTGGTCGATGCGTTCGTGTGGGTGGTCGATCCGCAAAAGTACGCCGATGCCGCCCTTCACGAGGGCTACCTGCGACGCTTCGCCGGTCACGCCGCAGTCACGCTGGTGGTGCTCAACCAGATCGACCTGCTGGCGGAGACCGACCGCGCCGCCACCCAGGAGCACCTCGGCCGGATGCTGGCCGAGGACGGCCTGGTCGGCGTGCGGGTGTTGCCGACATCGACCACCACCGGCGCAGGGGTGGACGCGCTGCGACGAGAACTGGCGGCTCGGGTGGCCGAGCGACGAGCGTTGCTCGCACGGCTCGACGCCGACCTCGACTGGGTGGCCACGGAGTTGGCGGCGGCTGTCGGCGACACGGTCCCCCGGCCGGTCGACCCTGCGTCGGCCAGGGCGCTGGCCAACAGCTTTGCCGTGGCAGCCGAAGTGGAGGTCGTCACCGACGCCGTGGCCGCGTCCCACCGGCGGCGATCGGCCCATGTGGCGGGATGGCCACCAACACGCTGGGTCGGACGATTGCGACCCGATCCGCTACGCCGGCTGGGGCTGGACAAGGAACGGCTGACGACGCGCCGACGCCACGGCGGCGACCACGACGACGCAGCCGGACCCGACCGCACCGTCACCGTGCCCCGTACGTCGCGTCCGGCGCCCAGCGCCGTCGCAGAAGCAGGTATGGACGAGGCGCTGCGAAACCTGAGCGACCATGTCGGCAACGGCCTTCCCCATCGCTGGCGCAACCGGCTCGATGACGTGGCCAGAGCGCGGCGCGACGAGCTCCCCGACGCGTTGGATCGCTCCGTCGGCGCGGTCGACCTGCCCACCCGACGCCCCGGCTGGTGGTCGGTGGCCTCGACGGCGCAGTGGCTCTTCACCGCTGCGATGGTGGTGGGTGTCGTGTGGCTGCTCGCCATCGGCGTCGTCGCAGCCTTGGGTCTGCCGGAATTGCCCACGCCGAGCGTGGGTCGGATCCCCTGGCCCACCATGCTCGCCCTGGGCGGCGCTGTCTGCGGGATTCTGGTGGCGCTCATCGTGGGGTGGGCAGCCGCCGTCGGAGCGCGACGCCGGGCAGCACTCGCCCGGCGAGCCCTCGTCGAGGCCACGGCGTCGGTGGCCGAACAGTTGGTGATCCGCCCGGTCGATGCGGAGGTGGCCGCCCTGGCGGAGCTGACCGCGTTGACCCGACGCCTGGACCGCTAG
- a CDS encoding DUF4870 domain-containing protein — translation MSDEGQPSTPSASEEGTSPPAADPSIGAETPAPSAPPPPDMSGDGPPPSPPPPPDSSGYGSVPPPPSGEGSTAQAPPEYSQPDYAQPDPAQPGYSQPDYAQPDPAQPGYSQPGYSQPDPAQPDYSQPGYSQPGYAQPDPAQQGYAPPPAVPPMANMAGAGVADDTGSAVVAQVLALFTGILGTGIYYAVSNDKSPFVRHHVTEALNFTITLAIAWAATIVLSIVLIGFLIMPFLMLWGFIMPILAAVAANKGEWYRYPATLRLVKGPLDQPGGVQGYGGQGY, via the coding sequence ATGAGCGACGAAGGCCAGCCGAGCACGCCCTCCGCAAGTGAGGAGGGGACGTCGCCACCCGCGGCCGACCCATCGATCGGAGCCGAAACCCCGGCGCCATCGGCACCGCCGCCGCCCGACATGAGCGGCGATGGCCCGCCACCATCACCCCCGCCGCCGCCCGATTCGAGTGGGTACGGCAGCGTTCCTCCGCCGCCGTCCGGCGAGGGTTCGACGGCCCAGGCGCCGCCCGAATATTCGCAGCCCGATTACGCCCAGCCGGACCCGGCCCAGCCCGGTTATTCACAGCCCGATTACGCCCAGCCGGACCCGGCCCAGCCCGGTTATTCACAGCCGGGTTACTCACAGCCGGACCCGGCCCAGCCCGATTATTCGCAGCCGGGTTACTCGCAGCCGGGTTACGCCCAGCCGGACCCGGCCCAGCAGGGCTACGCCCCGCCGCCGGCCGTCCCACCGATGGCCAACATGGCGGGCGCCGGGGTCGCCGACGACACCGGCTCGGCGGTGGTCGCCCAGGTGCTGGCGCTGTTCACCGGCATTCTCGGCACCGGCATCTACTACGCGGTCAGCAACGACAAGTCGCCCTTTGTACGCCACCACGTCACCGAGGCGCTGAACTTCACGATCACGTTGGCGATCGCGTGGGCGGCCACCATCGTCCTCAGCATCGTGTTGATCGGTTTCTTGATCATGCCGTTCCTCATGCTGTGGGGCTTCATCATGCCGATCCTGGCGGCGGTGGCGGCCAATAAGGGGGAGTGGTACCGGTACCCGGCCACCCTTCGCCTGGTGAAGGGGCCACTCGACCAGCCGGGCGGCGTCCAGGGCTACGGGGGTCAGGGCTACTGA
- a CDS encoding DUF4870 domain-containing protein, producing MARWWDGTAWTAHVGGSSWQAAGPGVAAPRPDYSNQPWSHDPASDRSMGLVANLLAMLGGLIGTGIFYAVTKERSQFVRHHAAEALNFTITLTIVSFALPLGVMALLMGGTFVFGRGVAFGGFFVLFPLTMAIGLVALVLPIMAMVAANRGEWYRYPLIFRFVKGPLDLETTERG from the coding sequence GTGGCGCGCTGGTGGGATGGCACCGCATGGACAGCGCACGTTGGCGGATCGTCGTGGCAGGCGGCCGGCCCCGGTGTGGCCGCGCCCAGGCCTGACTACTCCAACCAGCCGTGGAGCCACGACCCGGCGAGCGATCGGTCGATGGGGCTGGTCGCCAACCTGCTGGCCATGCTCGGCGGCCTCATCGGCACCGGCATCTTCTATGCGGTGACGAAGGAACGGTCGCAGTTCGTGCGCCACCACGCCGCCGAGGCGCTGAACTTCACGATCACGCTGACGATCGTGTCCTTTGCGTTGCCCCTCGGGGTGATGGCGCTCCTTATGGGCGGCACGTTCGTCTTTGGTCGGGGCGTCGCCTTTGGTGGCTTCTTCGTTCTGTTCCCCCTGACGATGGCGATCGGGCTGGTTGCGCTGGTGCTGCCGATCATGGCGATGGTGGCGGCCAACCGTGGTGAGTGGTACCGCTATCCGTTGATCTTCCGGTTCGTCAAGGGGCCGCTCGACCTGGAGACCACCGAGCGCGGCTAA
- a CDS encoding ABC transporter substrate-binding protein, which produces MTRNRTIRHLGAGIASLVMVAAATGCGNDDESSAPDADKPAITVGIQDFGESQVVSQVYGQHLASVGYDVDYQELGGFRDLVLTAFESGDINFTPEYAASMLEFLNDNAGEATNDVGETVDALKPQLEKKDLVAFEPTEAVNTNTFVVTEETAKAENLTSIGDLGDDLKLGGPQDCPTNPGCLAGLKSIYGVDLSGNFTPLDGGGPNTKRALKNGDIDVAVLFSTDGAIAENNWVVLEDDKGLLKADNIIPVASKSLADEGGDDLASEVDKVSATLTTDKLIELNKSFDIDKEDAKDIAEEFLADEGLN; this is translated from the coding sequence ATGACACGAAATCGCACGATCAGACACCTCGGAGCGGGCATCGCCTCGCTCGTGATGGTGGCGGCCGCCACGGGATGCGGCAACGACGACGAGTCGTCCGCTCCCGACGCGGACAAGCCTGCCATCACGGTCGGCATCCAGGACTTCGGCGAGTCCCAGGTGGTCTCGCAAGTCTACGGCCAGCACCTGGCCTCCGTTGGCTACGACGTCGACTATCAGGAGCTGGGCGGCTTCCGCGACCTCGTGCTCACCGCCTTCGAGTCCGGCGACATCAACTTCACCCCCGAGTACGCCGCCTCGATGCTCGAGTTTCTCAACGACAACGCCGGCGAGGCCACCAACGACGTGGGCGAGACCGTCGACGCGCTGAAGCCTCAGCTGGAGAAGAAGGACCTGGTGGCCTTCGAGCCCACCGAGGCCGTCAACACCAACACGTTCGTCGTCACCGAGGAGACCGCCAAGGCCGAGAACCTCACCTCGATCGGTGATCTCGGTGACGATCTCAAGCTGGGCGGCCCCCAGGACTGTCCGACCAACCCCGGCTGTCTTGCCGGGCTGAAGAGCATCTACGGCGTCGACCTGTCCGGCAACTTCACGCCGCTCGACGGCGGCGGCCCCAACACCAAGCGCGCTTTGAAGAACGGCGACATCGACGTGGCGGTGCTGTTCAGCACCGACGGTGCCATCGCCGAGAACAACTGGGTGGTGCTCGAGGATGACAAGGGCCTGCTCAAGGCCGACAACATCATCCCGGTGGCGTCCAAGTCGCTCGCCGACGAGGGCGGCGACGACCTGGCCAGCGAGGTGGACAAGGTTTCGGCCACGCTGACCACCGACAAGCTGATCGAGTTGAACAAGAGCTTCGACATCGACAAGGAAGACGCCAAGGACATCGCCGAGGAATTCCTCGCTGACGAGGGCCTCAACTAA
- a CDS encoding ABC transporter permease codes for MREMIDFLTASSSWSGSAGIPERLAAHVYVSMLSMVVAGVIALPAGLWLGHRNRGAALASAVANAGRAIPTLALLGLATVAVGIGFWPTLIAMVALAIPPMFTNTFTGIRGVDPSVRSAAVGMGFEDFELLRQVEIPLAMPLILTGVRIAALQVVATATLGALVGFVALGSFIEEGRLQPDKGKLLGGSLLVIVLALAADGLVGALAHRSSRWQRLGRSR; via the coding sequence GTGCGTGAGATGATCGACTTCCTCACGGCGTCGAGTTCCTGGTCGGGGTCAGCGGGTATCCCCGAGCGCCTGGCCGCCCACGTGTACGTGTCGATGCTCTCGATGGTGGTTGCCGGCGTGATCGCCCTGCCCGCCGGGCTGTGGCTGGGCCACCGCAACCGGGGCGCAGCCCTCGCCTCGGCGGTGGCCAACGCCGGCCGGGCCATCCCCACCCTGGCGCTGCTCGGCCTGGCCACCGTGGCGGTCGGCATCGGGTTCTGGCCGACGCTGATCGCCATGGTGGCACTCGCCATCCCACCGATGTTCACCAACACGTTCACCGGCATCCGGGGCGTCGACCCAAGCGTTCGCAGCGCTGCGGTCGGCATGGGCTTCGAGGACTTCGAACTGCTGCGCCAGGTGGAGATCCCACTGGCGATGCCGCTGATCCTCACCGGCGTTCGCATCGCCGCGCTCCAGGTCGTCGCCACGGCGACGCTCGGTGCGCTGGTCGGCTTCGTTGCGCTCGGCTCGTTCATCGAGGAGGGACGGCTTCAGCCCGATAAGGGCAAGCTGCTGGGCGGGTCGTTGCTCGTCATCGTGTTGGCGCTGGCCGCCGACGGGCTGGTCGGGGCACTCGCTCATCGATCAAGCCGCTGGCAGCGCCTGGGCCGCAGCCGTTGA
- a CDS encoding ABC transporter permease has protein sequence MTFPLGAAAVTQQPDAGEPLIRWDWLARHLDDIAVRTFEHIQLTAIAVGVGLVVSLALGLVAVRFRWTATPIGWFSGALYAIPSLAFFGLLIPFSGFSIFTAEIALVAYTLSTLVRNVIAGLDGVPPAARAAADGLGYTPTQRFFKVDLPLAVPTIVAGLRIATVTTIGLVTVASAVGFGGYGVFITDGLNRDFPTPLILGSVLSLLLAIVADLLFSVLQRSLAPWDRVGRSRKPTPGLSDELGDEGLRQAAMEDTRA, from the coding sequence ATGACGTTCCCCCTCGGCGCCGCTGCGGTGACCCAACAGCCCGACGCCGGCGAGCCGCTGATCCGATGGGACTGGTTGGCCAGGCACCTCGACGACATCGCCGTCCGCACCTTCGAACACATCCAGCTCACCGCCATCGCCGTGGGCGTCGGGCTGGTGGTCTCGCTCGCCCTGGGCCTGGTCGCCGTGCGTTTCCGCTGGACCGCCACGCCGATCGGGTGGTTCTCCGGCGCGCTCTATGCAATCCCCAGCCTGGCGTTCTTCGGGCTGCTCATCCCGTTCTCGGGGTTCTCGATCTTCACCGCAGAGATCGCACTGGTCGCCTACACGCTGTCGACGCTGGTGCGAAACGTCATCGCCGGCCTCGACGGCGTACCCCCCGCCGCCCGTGCTGCGGCCGATGGGCTCGGCTACACCCCAACCCAACGCTTCTTCAAGGTGGACCTGCCACTCGCCGTGCCCACGATCGTCGCCGGGCTTCGGATCGCCACCGTCACGACGATCGGCCTGGTGACGGTGGCCTCGGCCGTCGGGTTCGGTGGATATGGCGTGTTCATCACCGACGGCCTCAACCGCGACTTCCCCACGCCGCTGATACTGGGATCGGTCCTGTCCCTCCTGCTCGCCATCGTGGCCGACCTGCTCTTCAGCGTGCTTCAGCGGTCCCTCGCCCCCTGGGACCGCGTGGGCCGGAGCCGCAAGCCCACACCAGGCCTGAGCGATGAGCTGGGCGATGAAGGGCTGCGCCAAGCGGCCATGGAGGACACCCGTGCGTGA
- a CDS encoding ABC transporter ATP-binding protein — protein MSPTPSQAITLDGVTKTFPGATAPAVDSLDLEITPGELVVLLGPSGCGKTTTLRMINRLEEPTSGRITVNGVDIGDKPVAELRRGIGYVIQDVGLFPHKSIADNIGTVPRLLGWSGADIDARVSELGELLELDSTLLRRYPAELSGGQQQRVGVARALAADPPILLMDEPYSAVDPIVRGRLQDELLGLHDRLGTTIVIVTHDVDEALKLGDTIVLMSAGGRIAQSGPPSELLRNPASEYVTSFLGGERALRGLGLVPVSELMLTPPNGSKGPELDASASAREALDLLLESGSATLVITNDGKPHGELGFDDLVAATASGSMSSRNDQ, from the coding sequence ATGAGCCCTACCCCGTCACAAGCGATCACCCTCGACGGCGTCACCAAGACGTTTCCCGGAGCAACCGCACCGGCCGTCGACTCGCTGGACCTGGAGATCACCCCCGGCGAGCTGGTCGTGTTGCTCGGCCCCTCCGGCTGCGGCAAGACGACCACCCTGCGCATGATCAACCGGCTGGAGGAACCGACCTCCGGCCGGATCACCGTCAACGGCGTCGACATCGGCGACAAGCCGGTCGCCGAGCTGAGGCGGGGCATCGGCTACGTCATCCAGGACGTCGGCCTGTTTCCCCATAAGTCGATCGCCGACAACATCGGCACCGTTCCCCGGCTGCTCGGCTGGAGCGGGGCCGACATCGACGCCCGGGTCAGCGAGCTGGGTGAGCTGTTGGAGCTCGACTCGACCCTTCTACGCCGCTACCCCGCCGAACTTTCCGGTGGACAGCAGCAACGCGTCGGCGTGGCCCGAGCGCTTGCAGCCGACCCGCCGATCCTCTTGATGGATGAGCCGTACTCCGCCGTCGACCCGATCGTCCGCGGCCGTCTCCAGGACGAACTGCTCGGGCTTCACGATCGGCTGGGCACGACGATCGTGATCGTCACCCACGACGTTGACGAAGCCCTGAAGCTGGGCGACACGATCGTGTTGATGTCGGCCGGGGGCCGCATCGCCCAGTCGGGCCCACCGTCCGAGCTGTTGCGCAACCCCGCCAGCGAGTACGTCACCAGCTTCCTCGGGGGCGAACGCGCACTGCGCGGTCTGGGGTTGGTCCCGGTCAGCGAGCTGATGTTGACCCCACCCAACGGGTCGAAGGGCCCAGAGTTGGACGCCTCGGCCTCGGCCCGGGAAGCGCTCGACCTGTTGTTGGAGTCCGGCTCCGCCACGCTGGTGATCACCAACGACGGGAAGCCCCATGGTGAGCTGGGCTTCGACGACCTGGTGGCAGCCACCGCTTCGGGGTCCATGTCCTCCCGGAACGACCAGTGA